In Gemmatimonadota bacterium, one genomic interval encodes:
- the carA gene encoding glutamine-hydrolyzing carbamoyl-phosphate synthase small subunit, which yields MTPTARALLVLEDGRLFEGEAFGALGLIGGEVVFNTSMTGYQEILTDPSYHGQFVVMTCPQIGNYGVNSADEQSSRTHVRGFVAREFSRTASSHTAEEDLAAYLTRHGIVGIHRLDTRALTRHIRERGALRGVIASGPALAEVSGPDALVSAARAVPDMSTLDAVSSVTTPRRYEWKGSDNPKPESQGYRGPTLAVLDLGVKREILRNLAATGARIVVLPASTAPEEILSLGADGLFLSNGPGDPRMASAAVETVRELLGRLPVAGICLGHQILALAAGAETFKLPFGHHGGNHPVRDCRTGRIDITAQNHNYAVEEASALDRGFTITHTNLNDGTVEGMFHEKLGVFSVQYHPEGAPGPHDSSRLWPEFMTALSAGTR from the coding sequence GTGACCCCGACGGCCCGCGCCCTTCTCGTCCTGGAAGATGGACGCCTCTTCGAAGGAGAGGCGTTTGGTGCATTGGGGCTCATCGGGGGTGAGGTGGTCTTCAACACCTCCATGACGGGTTATCAGGAAATCCTCACCGACCCGTCCTACCACGGCCAGTTTGTCGTGATGACCTGCCCGCAGATCGGGAACTACGGTGTGAACTCCGCGGATGAGCAATCTTCGCGGACCCATGTGCGGGGATTTGTCGCGCGGGAGTTTTCTCGAACGGCATCTTCCCATACCGCGGAAGAGGATCTGGCGGCGTACCTCACACGACACGGAATCGTCGGCATCCATCGGCTGGACACGCGCGCGCTCACCCGCCACATCCGGGAGAGGGGTGCGCTGCGCGGCGTCATCGCAAGCGGTCCCGCACTGGCCGAAGTTTCCGGGCCGGATGCGCTGGTGAGTGCCGCGCGTGCGGTGCCGGATATGTCCACGCTCGACGCCGTGTCCTCCGTCACGACCCCTCGGCGATACGAATGGAAGGGGTCGGACAACCCGAAGCCCGAGTCGCAAGGGTATCGCGGCCCGACGCTGGCCGTTCTCGATCTCGGCGTGAAGCGCGAGATCCTCCGTAATCTCGCCGCGACGGGAGCACGGATTGTCGTCCTCCCGGCCTCGACCGCTCCGGAGGAGATTCTCTCTCTCGGTGCGGACGGGCTCTTTCTGTCGAACGGCCCGGGCGACCCGCGCATGGCATCCGCTGCCGTGGAAACGGTCCGCGAGCTTCTCGGCAGGCTTCCGGTGGCGGGAATCTGCCTGGGACACCAGATCCTGGCACTCGCCGCGGGCGCGGAAACCTTCAAGCTCCCCTTCGGGCACCACGGAGGAAACCACCCCGTCCGGGACTGCCGGACCGGGCGCATCGACATCACGGCCCAGAACCACAACTACGCCGTGGAGGAAGCAAGCGCCCTGGATCGCGGCTTCACGATCACGCACACGAACCTGAACGACGGGACCGTGGAGGGGATGTTCCACGAGAAGCTCGGCGTTTTCTCGGTGCAGTACCACCCGGAGGGCGCGCCCGGACCCCACGACTCCTCCCGGCTGTGGCCGGAGTTCATGACCGCACTCTCCGCAGGGACTCGCTGA
- a CDS encoding FG-GAP-like repeat-containing protein, which translates to MRPRAGGVVALAGGAMLLAGGCGDRDAPSVEEEPAVADSAWFADATTALGIDFVHGSGRETNPLFPEIMGGGAALVDLTGDGMADAYLIQSGSLRHPGSEAARNRLYVNRGDGTFEDRTDGSGADDRGYGIGVTAGDYDNDGRMDLYVTNYGGNTLLRNLGDGRFEDTTEHAGVGNDRWGTSAAFLDMDADGDLDLFVTNYVNWSIENEITCRNSLGEPDYCLPTNYGAPTRDTLYRNEGDGTFTDTSDDAGFADAFGYGLGVVCGDFDLDGRTDIFVANDTMFNQLWLNNGDGTFTDDALIMGCAVDENGITKAGMGVMAVDYDDDGDLDVLVVNLQRQSDSYYRNDGGLFTDRTAAIGLGAGSIGYTRFGMGLLDFDNDGRLDYFLANGRVEMALEPPTADPYAETNLLFRGEAGGRLVEVEPKGGTTKVLIHTSRAAAFADVDGDGALDILVGNRDGPAKLLLNRAGRGQSWISIRALEEHGRDALGATVSLSAGERRITRDVRAAFSYCSASDPVVHVGLGHLDAATDVRVLWPDGREDAFGDLKAGQHWTLTHGGEARAVAR; encoded by the coding sequence ATGCGACCGCGCGCCGGGGGGGTGGTGGCTCTCGCGGGCGGGGCGATGCTGCTCGCCGGGGGCTGCGGGGATCGGGACGCACCATCGGTCGAGGAAGAACCCGCGGTGGCGGACTCCGCGTGGTTTGCCGACGCGACCACTGCGCTGGGGATCGACTTCGTGCACGGCTCCGGCCGCGAAACCAACCCGCTCTTCCCCGAGATCATGGGTGGCGGAGCCGCTCTCGTGGACCTCACCGGTGATGGAATGGCGGACGCATACCTCATCCAGAGCGGGAGCCTTCGGCATCCCGGGTCCGAGGCGGCGCGCAACCGTCTGTATGTCAATCGCGGCGACGGGACTTTTGAAGACCGCACAGACGGCAGCGGGGCCGATGATCGCGGCTACGGCATCGGCGTGACTGCCGGCGACTACGACAACGACGGTCGCATGGACCTCTATGTCACGAACTACGGCGGGAACACGCTCCTTCGGAATCTCGGGGACGGCCGCTTCGAAGACACCACGGAACACGCGGGAGTCGGAAACGACCGGTGGGGCACCAGCGCGGCCTTTCTGGACATGGATGCCGACGGGGATCTGGACCTCTTTGTGACGAACTATGTGAACTGGTCCATCGAGAATGAGATCACCTGTCGAAACTCCCTTGGTGAGCCGGACTATTGCCTGCCCACCAACTACGGGGCGCCGACACGAGACACGCTCTACCGAAACGAAGGGGACGGCACTTTCACCGACACTTCGGATGACGCCGGGTTCGCTGACGCGTTCGGTTACGGGCTGGGAGTGGTCTGCGGCGACTTCGATCTGGACGGCCGAACGGACATCTTTGTCGCGAACGACACGATGTTCAACCAGCTCTGGCTCAACAACGGAGACGGCACCTTCACCGACGACGCGCTCATCATGGGCTGCGCGGTGGACGAGAACGGCATCACGAAGGCGGGCATGGGCGTCATGGCGGTGGACTACGACGATGACGGAGACCTGGATGTGCTCGTCGTGAATCTCCAGCGACAGTCGGACTCCTACTACCGGAACGACGGCGGGTTGTTCACGGACCGAACGGCGGCGATCGGCCTGGGGGCCGGGAGCATCGGGTATACGCGATTCGGGATGGGGCTTCTCGACTTCGACAACGACGGTCGTCTCGACTACTTCCTGGCAAACGGGCGCGTGGAGATGGCACTGGAACCACCGACTGCGGATCCGTACGCGGAGACCAACCTGCTCTTCCGGGGAGAGGCGGGCGGAAGACTGGTGGAGGTGGAGCCGAAAGGCGGAACCACGAAAGTCCTCATCCATACGAGCCGGGCCGCGGCGTTCGCGGATGTGGACGGAGACGGGGCGCTCGACATCCTGGTCGGAAACCGGGACGGACCGGCAAAACTCCTGCTGAACCGGGCGGGGCGCGGGCAGAGCTGGATTTCCATCCGGGCTCTGGAGGAACACGGCCGGGACGCGCTGGGCGCAACGGTGTCCCTGTCGGCAGGAGAGCGCAGAATCACGCGCGATGTGCGGGCGGCATTCAGCTACTGCTCGGCAAGCGACCCCGTGGTCCATGTCGGGCTGGGACACCTGGATGCGGCGACGGATGTGCGCGTCCTGTGGCCGGACGGACGCGAGGACGCCTTCGGAGACCTGAAAGCCGGCCAGCACTGGACGCTGACGCACGGAGGGGAAGCGCGCGCGGTCGCTCGTTGA
- a CDS encoding tetratricopeptide repeat protein: MTAAILLAGCTGEGVPPPLRVPLGDHADERVAAMVDSLAADAEASRNSADARGRLGLAYEACGLHEAAARSFRHAIALAPDAARWHFHEAMSLSHQGETRAATLAMRRSVDLDEDYAPARWRLAQWLLDLGQPQEAAAEFERAINRKPNHPAGWLGLARTQLQLEDYAGAVESVEAFLSRRPESPYVPYARYLRGTANRADGNMEDALRDLGYGGSRPRWADPREEEVEEYRIGFVSLLQKAFVLLHSGNPREALSILRELRPDHPEDPTLLNYLSYALLESGFLDRAQKLLTKMLEESPNVASTHINFSVVFSRRGMPDRALHHADRAIELNPVSVDAHRRRGEVCTDLERHGNARDSFEFAARLDPADAELVANTGWAEIRLGQPENAAVRFDRALLLEPGNPHALAGRAVVLAETGDIPAGRRLINGVLDSVAHDWITLNANERIKTAAGKK; this comes from the coding sequence ATGACCGCCGCGATACTTCTCGCGGGCTGCACCGGAGAGGGCGTTCCACCGCCGCTTCGTGTGCCTTTGGGAGACCATGCGGACGAGCGCGTCGCCGCCATGGTGGATTCCCTCGCAGCCGACGCGGAGGCGTCGAGGAACAGCGCCGATGCTCGCGGCCGACTGGGCCTGGCTTACGAAGCGTGCGGGCTTCACGAAGCCGCCGCCCGGTCCTTCCGACACGCGATCGCGCTGGCCCCCGACGCCGCACGGTGGCATTTCCATGAAGCCATGTCGCTGTCCCATCAGGGAGAGACGCGAGCGGCCACACTGGCCATGCGCAGATCGGTGGATCTGGACGAGGACTATGCGCCCGCGCGATGGCGGCTCGCGCAGTGGCTTCTGGATCTCGGGCAACCGCAGGAAGCCGCGGCGGAGTTTGAACGAGCCATCAACCGCAAGCCGAACCATCCGGCAGGATGGCTCGGACTGGCACGCACGCAACTCCAACTGGAGGACTACGCGGGAGCAGTCGAATCCGTGGAAGCGTTCCTGTCCCGAAGGCCGGAGAGCCCCTATGTGCCCTACGCCCGGTATCTCCGCGGAACCGCAAACCGCGCCGACGGGAACATGGAGGACGCGCTGCGGGATCTCGGGTACGGCGGATCCCGCCCCCGGTGGGCGGACCCTCGCGAGGAGGAGGTCGAGGAGTACCGAATCGGCTTCGTCAGCCTGCTTCAGAAGGCGTTCGTTCTCCTGCACTCGGGCAATCCGCGGGAAGCCCTCTCCATTCTCCGCGAACTTCGCCCGGACCACCCGGAGGATCCCACGCTTCTCAACTACCTGAGCTACGCGCTGCTCGAATCCGGCTTTCTGGACCGGGCGCAGAAGCTCCTCACAAAAATGCTGGAAGAGAGTCCGAATGTCGCGTCCACGCACATCAACTTCAGCGTCGTCTTCTCCCGCCGGGGCATGCCGGACCGTGCGCTCCATCACGCGGACCGCGCGATCGAGTTGAACCCGGTCTCCGTGGACGCGCACCGAAGACGCGGTGAGGTGTGCACGGACCTTGAGCGCCATGGGAATGCACGCGACTCCTTCGAGTTCGCGGCGCGGCTGGACCCCGCGGATGCGGAACTCGTTGCGAACACCGGGTGGGCGGAAATCCGCCTCGGACAGCCGGAGAATGCTGCAGTTCGGTTCGATCGGGCGCTTCTTCTTGAGCCGGGAAACCCCCATGCACTGGCGGGCCGCGCCGTCGTTCTTGCGGAAACGGGGGACATCCCCGCCGGGCGCCGACTGATCAACGGAGTTCTCGACAGTGTCGCTCATGACTGGATCACTCTGAATGCCAACGAGCGAATCAAGACCGCCGCGGGGAAGAAGTGA